A stretch of the Drosophila sulfurigaster albostrigata strain 15112-1811.04 chromosome 2L, ASM2355843v2, whole genome shotgun sequence genome encodes the following:
- the LOC133850807 gene encoding protein chiffon isoform X1, with product MQPHLDKQSAINSKLSTTAATTTRRETPEQQHQQQPQPEPQPHSQPPQRSKVKVIKSKRPLCHFKFYLDIRDHQLTKRIESEIKALGGNLEFFLNDSITHFITDKERSTTSSAVAAVVAPNSRSQHQQQRPATPLTPATPNTPQSQASATIGNEDGSCSTSYPRKVRQTRADAILSRVREAQQQSQQSPLRGAIELTHQQPPGKSLSYVVWQTEYALRFFRRIQTELRQYLQEGAVTTTTAAGTANILLKGSYIKIESIKRNHRPYYHLLKQPEEWPKIDLSSDDGAFRLQAKAKLLEQSMTRKSLGSRTSQRQQEKHKEQQTVSLPQQPQLVVLQHSALQACKKQTESPDRSHCRELKESSDKQCGVCEICKIEYDTLSIHLQSKDHELFAKNSGNFVALDTLIEVSASVKGFLQREAEQEQKEREQQQQQQKIFTDMEVDELLSDSALALSLKAAINQTDADALQQTLSSGNNNNSNRQRPSPVLREKSKRITKGKHSSEKFQATTPNNSPTTAATTSNPAPAATTVSPTKRGTTTTSCNLLELHASNATTTAATPTNPTRRKTNNSVLSPPIRAMLPPSSLYKVVEASDATATPPRVRRGGVNNATTNLDSPSLIVKFQKVRQSELQRLNGEAENFMFPRSNTATTRSSSELLTDVDRQTTSDVVRGGQHSVSSSTNSTNDSTSEEQLDAALAAGAGVATTPALVQGRAAVVGRRRKGVAAAQQLLSTGSTSSSNGSNNQHQQQQQQQQRFPNAPIQPEMQPLKQPRQATAATRKSSRMATAIVTAATTSSQLQLRRQRGGNKLEDRMGEQQQQQQQQPQQEQTTTNHKKLIAAQQQQQEEDEHMEVEIEEDVEEMMMSHDESSCSSGSDEDYVASSKLHKSLPATSQRAADTREERAARRLSRLTLSTSRNELQRVTPLKCGRRGKQKLNAVKNSKLNKPQLITAAAITTTTPATPTATSPTKKTAAAAAATSPSSEQMFDCSKSVRLQRMRYAFETSPSAELWHHVFQRQDAGEEHYYSYYGSTRYRKLPYEMGPIPMERTKPHSCSICQQQQQQQQQVECKPQALLQPIKVERDAETDSNQTAATTTTTTTSSMYKHKKLHLLQRYQQEQQQQQTQLNNIAVPIAKCDSKASTPELLERDFAPLSERGQLVERVRAASTQSSTSSTSCSQKSSSINKQLARVVDLPPRKSPREHASTLALVSCIIRQRQDSQSKTNSEAEEPPPPTTAPPPPVVVKKPIKQELVEAVTPHKTRSQAATPVEELRFATEISETVKRMRRGQNKYDSVPTPTTPAAERTTPARCRRPANNNSNNNNEVNMANTLSYSRRTTTATTTTTSTLLGKRKRRQLGMKTTGGRGTTSGQQQHQQQSHQQLLPGIRKLPSKKGLLEYEMEGSALKALDASMQYVSPMLIAWQIDKYLELTGRDYDLQVDDEVQQQQQQPESNVELRDDVVQTPPPTDCFTSEFDLCDLLAGSGGSGDDDEFAVRTGCRRNSRLNLFSSYQRKRKCLKSNRTGWPRVQRRRAARSLPHNDDAPINFHELGVFDDAKQQQQQRVKQEPLEMEEEQTTATTATTTTTTTSTTKVAEKEIIKEQDDDDNDESAAHGKADGDDDDGEQSAREDVVMTPPATDVDEQLGNDDDDEEVEAEEEEEAEAAAASDEDDDETMADSVEEQQNDEAEIEATDADVEEDEDDEEDEDEEQDEQEDEPEEEQDDEEEEEAEEEDVYEDAYGDEEVSTTTTTHEQQLTLQNLNKSRLKSKSPTTKRDSLAKTAEQSPAKEEQRLLTLQTSNGFCLNVTTSTPSTRQPRHRTPQLNGSLGSCISPSEKLGDNSDIFTVSSDGLETDMDLSNTQAGDSLEHCQHQHQHLTPTKHKFDISKYAPPNNGKAASSCAAEAATAAVKSLAISQFLKKETSESLSNMMNAWRRTRRKTISAVCINGTPSAHALN from the exons ATGCAACCGCATTTGGATAAGCAAAGTGCTATCAACAGCAAActttcaacaacagcagccacaacaacaagaagggAAACTCCtgaacaacagcatcagcagcagccacaaccaGAGCCACAGCCTCACTCACAGCCACCGCAGCGCTCTAAAGTAAAGGTGATAAAGAGCAAGCGTCCACTTTGCCATTTCAAGTTCTATTTGGACATACGCGATCATCAGTTAACCAAGCGCATAGAGAGCGAAATAAAAGCGCTTGGCGGCAACCTCGAGTTCTTTCTCAACGACAGTATTACACACTTCATAACCGACAAAGAGCGAAGcacaacatcatcagcagtaGCCGCTGTAGTTGCCCCAAATAGTCGCagtcaacatcaacaacaacgacctGCAACACCTTTAACACCGGCCACACCAAATACACCGCAATCGCAAGCATCAGCAACGATCGGCAATGAGGATGGCAGCTGTAGCACTTCTTATCCACGCAAAGTTCGCCAAACGCGCGCCGACGCAATTCTAAGTCGGGTGCGCGAAGCACAACAGCAAAGTCAGCAGAGTCCATTGCGAGGTGCAATTGAATTGACGCACCAACAGCCGCCGGGCAAATCACTGTCATACGTTGTGTGGCAAACGGAATACGCATTACGCTTCTTTCGGCGCATTCAGACCGAGTTGCGACAATATCTGCAGGAAGGTgctgtgacaacaacaacagcagcgggaACAGCGAACATACTGCTGAAGGGCAGTTACATTAAGATCGAGAGCATTAAACGCAATCATCGACCGTATTATCATTTGCTGAAGCAGCCCGAGGAGTGGCCTAAAATTGATTTGAGCAGCGACGACGGCGCATTTCGTTTGCAGGCAAAAGCGAAGCTGCTGGAGCAGAGCATGACACGCAAGTCGCTCGGCTCACGGACATCGCAACGGCAACAGGAAAAGCACAAGGAGCAACAAACAGTGTCActgccacagcagccacaattGGTGGTATTGCAACACAGCGCGTTGCAAGCGTGCAAAAAGCAAACCGAGAGTCCAGATCGCTCACATTGTCGCGAACTGAAAGAGTCGAGTGATAAGCAGTGTGGTGTTTGTGAGATTTGTAAAATTGAATACGATACGCTGAGCATTCATTTGCAGAGCAAGGATCACGAGTTGTTTGCCAAGAACTCGGGCAATTTTGTGGCTTTGGATACGCTCATTGAGGTGTCGGCCAGCGTAAAAGGTTTTCTGCAACGCGAAGCGGAACAAGAGCAAAAAGAGcgagaacagcagcagcaacagcagaagatTTTCACCGATATGGAAGTGGATGAGCTGCTCAGCGATAGCGCACTTGCTCTCAGCTTGAAGGCGGCAATCAATCAAACGGACGCCGATGCACTGCAGCAAACActcagcagtggcaacaacaataacagcaacaggcaACGACCGTCGCCAGTGCTGCGCGAGAAATCGAAGCGCATCACCAAGGGCAAGCATTCCTCTGAAAAGTTCCAAGCAACAACGCCCAATAATTctccaacaacagcagcaacaacaagcaatcCAGCGCCAGCTGCAACAACTGTTTCGCCCACAAAGAGAGGGACGACGACAACTTCTTGTAATCTGCTCGAGTTGCACGCCAGCAATGCGACAACCAccgctgccacgcccacaaatcCCACGCGTCGCAAAACCAACAATTCGGTGTTGTCGCCACCAATACGCGCCATGTTGCCGCCGTCATCGCTGTACAAAGTTGTGGAGGCCAGcgatgcaacagcaactccaCCGCGCGTCCGTCGTGGTGGTGTTAACAATGCAACGACGAATCTGGATTCACCTTCGCTGATTGTCAAGTTCCAGAAGGTGCGACAATCGGAGTTGCAACGACTGAATGGCGAGGCCGAGAACTTTATGTTCCCCAGGAGCAACACAGCGACAACGCGAAGCAGCAGCGAGCTGCTGACGGATGTGGATCGCCAGACAACGTCGGATGTTGTGCGTGGCGGGCAACACAGCGTTTCGTCGTCGACGAACAGCACCAACGATAGCACCAGCGAGGAGCAGCTGGATGCTGCATTGGCAGCGGGAGCGGGAGTGGCAACAACGCCAGCATTGGTGCAAGGACGCGCTGCTGTTGTGGGAAGAAGACGCAAAGGTGTTGCTGCggcgcagcagctgctgtcgaCTGGcagcacaagcagcagcaatggcagcaacaaccagcaccaacagcagcagcaacaacagcagcgctTTCCAAACGCCCCCATCCAGCCGGAAATGCAACCGTTAAAACAGCCGCGTCAGGCAACGGCGGCCACAAGGAAGAGCAGTCGCATGGCCACGGCCATTGTGACGGCGGCGACGACGAGCAGTCAACTGCAGTTGCGTCGTCAGCGCGGTGGCAACAAACTGGAGGATCGGATGGgggaacaacagcaacaacaacaacagcaaccacaacaagaaCAGACTACAACAAATCACAAAAAGCTGATagcagcacagcaacaacaacaagaggaggATGAACATATGGAAGTGGAAATAGAGGAAGATGTGGAGGAGATGATGATGTCGCATGATGAGTCGAGCTGTTCGTCAGGCAGCGATGAGGATTATGTGGCCAGCAGCAAGTTGCACAAATCACTGCCAGCAACAAGTCAACGTGCTGCGGACACACGCGAAGAACGCGCTGCTCGACGTCTCTCGAGGCTAACGCTAAGCACGAGTCGCAACGAGTTGCAACGAGTGACGCCACTGAAATGTGGCAGACGTGGCAAACAAAAGCTGAATGCAGTCAAGAATAGCAAACTCAATAAACCACAActaataacagcagcagcaatcacaacgacaacgccagcaactccaacagcaacaagtccAACCAAGaaaacagctgcagcagcagcagcgacatcgCCCAGCAGCGAACAGATGTTTGACTGCAGCAAGAGCGTGCGTCTGCAGCGAATGCGATATGCATTCGAGACGTCGCCGAGTGCCGAGTTGTGGCATCATGTGTTTCAGCGCCAAGATGCCGGAGAGGAGCACTATTATAGTTACTACGGTTCGACGCGTTATCGCAAGTTGCCCTACGAAATGGGTCCCATACCCATGGAGCGCACCAAGCCACACAGTTGCAGCATctgtcagcagcaacaacaacagcagcagcaggttgAATGCAAGCCACAAGCGTTGTTGCAACCGATAAAGGTGGAGCGTGATGCAGAGACGGACAGCAATCAGACggcggcaacgacaacgacgacgacaacatcCTCGATGTACAAGCACAAGAAGCTGCATCTGCTGCAGCGATATcaacaggagcaacagcaacagcagacacAACTCAACAACATTGCCGTGCCGATAGCCAAATGTGATAGCAAGGCGAGCACCCCCGAGCTGCTGGAGCGTGACTTTGCTCCGTTGAGCGAACGCGGTCAGCTGGTGGAGCGTGTGCGTGCCGCCTCCACGCAGAGCAGCACGAGCAGCACCAGCTGCAGCcagaagagcagcagcatcaacaagcAGTTGGCGCGAGTTGTTGATCTGCCGCCGCGCAAATCGCCGCGAGAACACGCCTCGACGCTGGCCTTGGTCAGTTGCATCATTCGCCAGCGTCAGGATTCACAGAGTAAAACCAACTCGGAGGCAGAGGAACCACCACCACCGACGACGGCTCCCCCGCCGCCAGTTGTGGTAAAGAAGCCGATTAAGCAGGAATTGGTGGAAGCTGTGACGCCGCACAAGACGCGTTCGCAGGCAGCGACGCCTGTGGAGGAGCTGCGCTTTGCCACCGAGATCAGTGAGACTGTGAAGCGCATGCGACGGGGCCAAAACAAATACGACAGCGTGCCAACGCCAACAACTCCAGCAGCGGAACGGACGACGCCAGCCCGTTGTCGTCGTCCGgccaacaataacagcaacaacaacaatgaggtGAACATGGCCAACACTTTGAGTTATTCGCGACGCACAACAacggcgacaacgacgacaacctCAACACTGCTGGGCAAGCGTAAGCGACGCCAGCTGGGCATGAAGACGACGGGCGGCAGGGGGACAACGTCgggacaacagcagcatcagcagcagtcgcaTCAACAGTTGTTGCCGGGCATACGCAAGTTGCCGAGCAAGAAGGGATTGCTCGAATACGAGATGGAGGGCAGCGCGTTGAAGGCTTTGGATGCCAGCATGCAGTATGTGAGTCCCATGTTGATTGCCTGGCAAATTGACAAATATCTCGAGCTAACTGGCCGCGACTACGATCTGCAAGTCGACGATGaggtgcaacagcaacaacagcaaccggAGTCCAATGTGGAGTTGCGTGATGATGTTGTGCAGACGCCGCCGCCAACGGATTGTTTTACCAGCGAATTCGATTTGTGCGATCTGCTCGCTGGCAGCGGAGGCAgcggcgatgacgatgagttTGCTGTGCGCACGGGTTGCCGGCGCAATAGTCGACTGAACTTGTTTAGCAGCTATCAGCGGAAGCGCAAGTGCCTCAAATCGAATCGCACAGGTTGGCCGCGTGTCCAGCGACGTCGTGCTGCAAGATCACTGCCCCACAATGATGATGCGCCGATCAATTTTCACGAGTTGGGAGTGTTTGACGatgcaaagcagcagcagcagcaacgtgtCAAGCAGGAACCGCTTGAAATGGAAGAGGAGCAGACGACAGCAACCAcggcgacgacaacaacgacgacgacgtcgacgacaaaAGTGGCTGAAAAGGAGATCATCAAGGAGCAAGACGATGACGACAATGATGAGAGTGCTGCCCATGGCAAAGCtgatggcgatgatgatgatggagaGCAGAGTGCACGCGAGGATGTGGTAATGACGCCACCAGCCACTGATGTCGATGAACAGCTGggcaacgacgatgacgacgaggaAGTAGAGgcggaagaggaggaggaggcggaggcagcagcagccagcgatgaggatgatgatgagacAATGGCCGATTCAGTGGAGGAACAGCAAAATGATGAGGCGGAAATTGAAGCCACCGATGCCGATGTCGAGGAGGATGAAGACGATGaggaagatgaagatgaagagcAGGATGAGCAGGAGGACGAACCGGAGGAAGAGCAGGATgacgaagaggaggaggaagcgGAAGAGGAGGATGTCTATGAAGATGCCTATGGTGATGAGGAGGTgtcaacgacaacaaccactCACGAACAGCAGTTGACATTACAAAATCTCAACAAGTCGCGCCTCAAATCGAAATCGCCGACCACAAAACGTGATTCGCTTGCCAAGACTGCAGAGCAGAGTCCGGCGAAAGAGGAGCAACGGCTGTTGACCCTGCAAACGAGCAATGGCTTCTGCCTGAATGTGACCACATCCACGCCGAGCACTCGACAGCCGCGTCATCGAACGCCCCAGTTGAACGGCAGTCTCGGGAGTTGCATATCACCCAGCGAGAAACTGGGCGATAATTCGGACATCTTTACGGTGTCGTCGGATGGCCTAGAGACCGATATGGATCTGAGCAATACACAGGCGGGCGATTCACTGGAGCATtgtcagcatcagcatcagcatttgACGCCCACCAAGCACAAGTTCGACATTAGCAAATATGCGCCGCCCAACAATGGCAAGGCGGCGAGCAGCTGTGCAGCGGAGGCGGCGACGGCAGCGGTTAAATCGCTGGCCATATCGCAGTTCCTGAAAAAGGAG ACCTCCGAAAGCTTATCAAACATGATGAACGCTTGGCGACGAACTCGAAGGAAGACCATTTCAGCAGTCTGCATAAACGGGACACCGTCAGCTCACGCGCTAAACTAG